A window of Cynocephalus volans isolate mCynVol1 chromosome 3, mCynVol1.pri, whole genome shotgun sequence genomic DNA:
tgtttttttttaaagtgagcttTTAAATGTCAATGATAAATGTGGCAAAATATAATACTACAAAAATAAGGGAAGCTAAAGGTTtgtgaaaattctttgaaaaacattattttaataataataataataaagctagcCAAAAGTTAAAAACTCTAAAATATCTATTCGATGTGATTTTGCCCTGAAACACAATGGATAGTAAATATAGTATTTCTGAGCATCAGAaagtatgattctttttatacagtaaacatttaaggaaaaatgaTAACGTTAAATAATAGTCATAATGACAACAGTGGAAACACTCTGTGATTTACAATCTTTCTCCTTggattatagaaaaataaaatgaaaaattttaaaaaatgattttgaatgtGAGTCCATTTCATGGCaaagtatttcaaaatgatttttaaatttaaaaaaattttttgacggctggtgggtacagggatagaaccctggaccttggtgttatcagcaccacgctctaaccgactgagctaaccagccagcccttgacctctttcctttttttctttttattttttaaatgatttttaaaaatgattactaCTGAGAATCCATTTTGGGGCAAAGGACTTCAACACGAAATAAattcactgttcttttttttcctaaagatgacgggtaaggggatcttaacccttgacttggtgttgtcagcaccacgcactccaaagtgagccacgggccggctctaaaataaattaatttttacacGGTTGTTTTTGACTGTCCCTTTCCTAAAGGACTTACGACTTGCTTTTCATTTCATCAATGAAACGTTTTTTCCCACCTGTATCAAATCCCCAGACTTTCTCCTTGGTGGGAAGAAGTAATAAGACATGTGATATTTGTTCTGAAACTAGAGAGAAGGTATGTAATTGTATCTTCACACTATGGCAAACTTTTAATAGAAAACTAGATGCTTGAGTAGGAATGTAAAAActcattatcaaaaaaaaaaaaaaacccagaacacTTGAAGTTTTGGAAGTTTAAGTAGTTTTACTTTTTGCATGAGGAGCTTTAATTAATATCATAATTATTAAAAGATTAAACTATATAATTTGACACTGAACAAGAATGGTTGGGGACCACATACAATCCACATGGCAAGAGTGTGCTACCCATTGGCCCCCAAAAACATCctttcgtttttgtttttaattgtggtaaaatatacataacgaAATTTACCACTGTAACTACTTACCTCTGTACAGTTCAGCAGCATTCAGCACATTCACACACATTGTTTTGTCGCTGTCACACTGTTCACGTCCTCCGTTTTGGCTTTCAGGCTCACCATTAGGGGGCGAATGGAGACAACGCATGAGCCTTGCTCCCCCACGCCCCCTCGCCCACGCATGCGCGCCTCACCTACAGAAAAGGGCGGGGTGGGGCCAAGGGCTGCGCAGGCGCGGGGCGGACTTTGTGACGCAAGGCCGCGCGGCCGGGCTGGGACCAGGCGGCGGCTGGTGGAGGCGCTAGCTCGAGCTTGACGCGAGGACTCTGCTCCCCCGAggcccgcccgcccgccggccTCGCCGCCACCTCCCTCGCTCCCTGAGCGCGCCGAGCGCTGGCCAGAGGCCGGAGCGGAGGCCCGGGGCGACGCGGGGCGGAgagggcgggcgggcgggcagTGAGAGCGTCGGTCTCTATATGGCGGCGGCTCTGTCGGGCCTGGCTGTCCGGCTCTCGCGCTCGGCTGCCGCCCGCTCCTATGGGGTCTTCTGCAAGGGGCTGACCCGCACGCTGCTCATCTTCTTCGACCTAGCCTGGAGGCTGCGCATCAACTTCCCCTACCTCTACATCGTGGCTTCCATGATGCTGAACGTGCGCTTGCAGGTGGGTGAAACGCGCCTGCCCGGCCCCTGAGCTCCCCGACCCTCTCCGAGTGCCGGACGGCCCAGAGCGACCTGTCCCACCTCGCCCAGGAGGGTGCAGATGCCGACAATAGCTGCCATTAGTTGGATGCCGAGtgtatgccaagcactgtgcatTTTCTCATGCAACCCCACATGAGAAAAAGCCACTGAGGTGGTATCCCCGTCCTGCAAACGAGGCACAGGGGGCAGGTCCCACAGCGGGAAGTGGGGGGGCGGGGTCCGAGGAGATGGCACAGGCTGGAAAGGGTCCTGAAGAGGACTTTTTGCCCTGAAAATTACAACTTGTTGGGTTCCAGTGGTGAGTTTATGGGCGAATTTTCTAGCTCCCAAACTTTGCGAAGCCTTTTTATATTATTCTTCAAGCTTAAGATGGATTGTAAGTTAATGGTGTTTTTGGTCAGTGTAATTTATTTATCTTGGCTGGAGGTAGAAGTGAGGTGGGGGTGAAGATGAGGGAAAATGAGATGGCAGAGGCGTAAAAGGTTTCAGAGGCACAGAACAATCCAGGTGTGAAATAAtagtgcgcacacacacaccagcacccTGGAGACCAACTTTGCTATAAAAATGACTGATATTTCTACATCTCCTGAATTACAGATGCGTTTTTCTACTGCAAGGGAAATTTGTTGATTTGAGAAtcctttctcaaagaaagatgGCCAAATACTGAGTTCTTCTTGGATTTGTTTTCCTCTGGGTccctaccctcatggagcttatagtctgACAGTGCAAAATGAGCCAGTCTGAGCAGTAGTAGTACTATGCAGTGGTGAGACATCGCGTGTTTTCCCTTTTTTGCCTTTGGTTTGGTGGTatcagtgtgtgtgtatattaagGTTTTTGGTGCCTGACACAAGTCATGGTAGGCGTCCTGAAACTAAAGGGCAACtgttgggccgaccccatggcgcactcgggagagtgcggcgctgcgagcgcagctgcgctcccgccgcgggttcggatcctatatagggatggccggtgcgctcactggctgagcgcggtgcggctggtcacaaaataaataaataaataaaaggcaactGTTGATGAAAATTGCGTTAAGGCGAGTCAAGATgaacctttctctctcttttaaggtCCAAGTTGAGATACTTTTATGTGACCAGCAGCATGTGGCATCTTTAAATGGTACCAGACCAGAGGAGTAGAAAACGCTTATCTTTCCAGCAGGTGGTATAAATGAGTAAAGGGTGCTGAGTGAGAGAGCTGTGGTAAACGAAAAAGCCTGTGCTCTAGCCAGTTACCTCCCCGTGGAAATGTGAGCTCGGTGTTTGCCAGATCTAGTTACCTCCAAGAGGAATCAGAAATCTTGATTTTTAGATAGCATATTAACTCAGATTATTTAGAAAAACTTCGTGGGCAAAACAGAAAGCAGGCAATTTGACCCCCATCCTCCCACTTTGGAGCCTCTTTTCTAGAGTTACATATAATTTGCAATCATTTATAAAATCACAAGGACGACTGAAAGAGAAAACCTACTACATAAGGCTGTTATGTTGAAAATTATCATGTTTCgtaccattttaaaaaatcacctctCTCACATACCCACTTCTTTATTTATGACCACCTCTGTAGTGCAGGCTGCTGTAACCATTCACCTGGACTGTTGTAGTATCCTCCATGTACTATCCACTTAGCAGTTAGAgaagtgttttaaaaacaaaaatcagatcgtatcattttaaaaacaaaaatcagatcgTATCATTcctaaaacaaaaaactgcacacAGTGTGCAGTTCACATGTTTTTACCCTGTAGATCTGGCTTCTGCTCACCTCATTAACATTTCACCTGGCTTGCACCTTGCTCACTATACTTGCTCCAAGCCCCTTACTTCCCCTGGGCATTTGCACAGGCTGTTCTTTTAACCTTGACTGCTCTTCCCTTGTTCTTTGAATGCTGGTACATTCTCATTTCAGAGAGGACTTTTGCGATCACCATATCTACATGATCTTGCACCTGCTTTCTTCATTGCAGGAGTGCTGAAGGCTCATTTGTTTCATAAGCAATAAAGAGTAAAGGACTCCATTTTCAATATGATGCTTTGGGTTTCCAGGTCATTCATTTGTGTGTAGGGCGGTAAGAGAATCTCTGGAAAGgttattcaaatataaatattataacaagGAGTCTGTACTGTAACAATTGAGGGTAAGTACATTTTGGAAGGGGGAAATTGAATCTGTAATAAGAGTGATATGGGCAGTCAGGAGAGCTAGATGCACCAGTTCCAAAAGCCCATAAAGGGTGACTTGGTGGGCTTGATATCAAATGATAGTCCAGGTATAGCACAGCTTTTGAGAATCCGGGGAGCTGAAAGTGGGCTCTTAGTTCAGGTGCAAGTGAGtggggggtgggtgtgggtgCACAGACAAGGTAGTCACCAGTTACCTTGGCGAAGGGCCTTCTAAGAATAGCATGAGGATTTTAGGCTTGATCTTAGGCTTGACCAAGTGTAACAAGCAGCCATTTCACATCCTGGGGGTAGGTGGTTAGGTGTCTTTCTTATGTACTGTAATATTTACATCTACTATTTCAAACTCCCCTGGAGGTTTAGAGTTTTTGTTGATTTGTGAAAAACCACCTAATTTGAGAGTTCAATTATTCTGGCCTTCTAGTAAAGGGAAATGCACCAGGAAATAGAATCTGAGTAAGTGGGACAGCCACGgtttgctgcatttttttttttttttctttcttagaacaCACTGTATCCATCCTTTTTGTTGCAGGAGTGCTGGAATCTGTTTCACAAGTAATAAGACATAAAAGACTCCATTTTCCACATGTTTACTTAGGACCCCCAGATCTCTCATTTGTAGGTCAGTGAGCCATCCTGAAGAGGTGGTCAGTGAGCCACCTCTTTAGTATGAAAGacgattaaatgagaaaatagatgcaaaagGGCTTTGTACACTGAGAATggttatgatttaaaaatactttttgcaAGCAAACCTTAATCTCCAAGAGTTAATAGCATCCTGCTTATTTATACAGAATCTGAAATACATGGCAGTAAAAAAATGAGAATCCATAACAAATACTAAATAGGAAAAGCAAGATAAAAGATGGTACTGTGAACCTGCTATAATTTAACATGTCATGTCTACAACTTTTCAGTTATATGGCCTGTGGGAAGAATCAAATATCTTAGTCCCGGGTTacctagattcttttttttttttttttggcagctggccagttaagggtatctaaacccttgaccttggtgttattaacaccatgctctcccaagtgagctaactggccaacccaccTAGATTCTTATAACTGCTAAAAGAGAAAgtctaaaaaaagagaaaagaagatatcTTGAAGGTTGATGATAGTTGTCAAATCAAGCAGTGTCGTTGTTTTACCTGCACCTGTCCACTGCACAAACCTGTGCTGACCAGGCCTGCGAATCTTTCTGAGGCTGCTGCCTCCTTCCTCATTCTGTGTTCCTAAGTGCTCTTTCTTAGTCTTCTCCCTCTGAATGACTTTCTAAATCCATACCTCCATGTTTCAGTGTTCACTTATCATTTGgaattcttcattcattcatcccaaGCAAGTAAAAAGAGTTCAAGAATGCAGAGGCTTTGCGGGGAACTGACTGTCGTTCTTTTTTTTGGCGGGCTGACtagtacagggattcaaacccatgatcttggtgttataaggctacactctaaccaatgagataactggccagcccttggctGCCATTCTTAATAGAGCAGTCAGAGTGGGCCTCGCTGAGAAGGTGATACTCGAGCAAAACCTTTGAGGAGGTGAGGGCTTTAGCCACAGGGGTATCTGGGTTGGAAGAGTGTTGAGTTttgggcagagggagcagctaGGGCAAACATAGCATGTTCCAGGAACAGCTGGAGGCTAGTGGAGCTGGAGCAGTCAGCAAGGACTAAGGTGGTAGAAGATTTGGACTGACAAGTTTAAGGGCAGCATCGTCGTTGTCTTGAAGGCATTGAAAGGACTTTGGCTTTGACTCTGATTGAAATGACCTTACTTGTGTCCGatcaatttaaaaaagtaataaagatcCCAAGACCCTGTTCCCAGGCTTGATTGCAGCTTGAAATGAGTTTTACTCTGTTGCTTAATTTATATCAGGCTCCTAAAGGAAAATTGGGGGAAATTATAGACTATTAAGAGAACTTTATAAAATCTTACAAGCTTTGTGAAAGCTTAGTAGTTTAAGTCAAAAGCACTTAATAGGCCAAGTCAAAAGAACTCAGTTAAACTTAGGAGTTTGTCCTGGCTTCTGAGATATTGAACAGCTGCATACTTTAGATGATAATTACTAAAcatatgagaaagagaaatgctgtggAATGTTTTCTTTCAAGTGAATAATTTAATTATGGTTTCTTAGAAACTTTTTggtttgaaaaattttaagcctatataaaatttgaaagaatggTACAGTAAACACCTATATTCTTGACTCAAGTTTttaactcttagaagaaaacaggagaaattcATCATGATATTGGATTTAGCAATGATTTTGTaaaatatgacactaaaagcaaaggcaacaaaataaaaaatagataaatttgacttcatcaaatttaaaaacttttgtctatcaaaggacactattaagagagtgaaaaagacaacccacagatgGAAGAAAGTATCTGCAAGTCATGTATTTGACAAaagattgatatccagaatatataaagaactcctgtaactcaacaaaaaacaacccaattcaaaaattggcaaaggacttgaatagacatttctccaaggaagatatgcaaatggccagtaAATCCacgaaaagatactcaacatcattagtcattagggaaatgcaaatcaaagccacaatgaaataACACTTAACACCTACTAGGATGgtgtgttggtgaggatgtaaggaaattggaaaccttgtgcattgctggtgggaatgtaaaatggtacagctgttGTGAAAAAGAGTTTGGTGGCTCTTCAAATAGTTAAAAGTTAGTATATGAGTATACCTAAAAGgtttgaaaacagggactcaaatacttgtactccaatgttcatagcagcatttttcccaatagccaaaaggtagaagcaatcctagtgtccatcaacaggtgaatggataaacaaaatgtagtatatacatacaatggagtgTTATtaagctttaaaaaggaaggaaattctgtcttTACAGAGACAGAGAATAGAAGGGTAGttttcagaggctggggtgggaggggaaaaTATGGGAATTTAGTGTTTAATgaggacagagtttcagtttgggaagatgaacaTTCAGGAGATGGATGGTgttggtggttgcacaacactgtcaGTGTACTTAATGCCAATGAGCTGTACGTTTAaagatggttaagatggtaagatctttttaaattacaacggtaaattttatgtatatcttACTGCAATTTTTAAGAGTAATTACTAGAAAAGTGATTATGCTCTTGCATGTTGTCGTGGTAAGTTGCCATAAATGTTTCTAAGTGCCTAGTCTTAATTTGTAGGTCCCAATTCC
This region includes:
- the LOC134373085 gene encoding salivary gland specific protein SAGSIN1, whose product is MAAALSGLAVRLSRSAAARSYGVFCKGLTRTLLIFFDLAWRLRINFPYLYIVASMMLNVRLQVHIEIH